One genomic window of Candidatus Thorarchaeota archaeon includes the following:
- a CDS encoding sugar phosphate isomerase/epimerase encodes MSGIGASYYSGCPMQIEEFAALCSSFKMKYMEIQMEPPYVPSELDNRQIAALSDLLSSHSLTPIIHGPLHDVNLSSLKERMRTASVEFVKECVGLARKLNAPIAVIHAGTCPSDHVGRFLQKSKSAFTNSLGELAKHAHELGVKIGVENKQVGTDREVVLYPEEHLGFVGKFKDLGVGAVLDVGHANTTGRDLTKYASMLGGLLIELHLHDNKGVTDDHLAIGRGTVELPRLFRTLDAYGFSGPVVLELKSREDFETSIAALPSLGLKTG; translated from the coding sequence TTGTCCGGTATCGGAGCATCCTACTATAGTGGCTGCCCAATGCAGATCGAGGAGTTCGCAGCCCTGTGCAGTTCTTTCAAGATGAAGTACATGGAGATCCAGATGGAACCCCCATATGTCCCGTCTGAACTCGACAATAGACAGATAGCCGCTCTCAGTGACCTCCTCTCCAGCCACTCTCTGACCCCGATAATACACGGGCCTCTACATGATGTCAACCTCTCCAGCCTCAAGGAGCGAATGCGTACGGCATCGGTCGAGTTCGTAAAGGAGTGTGTGGGACTGGCACGGAAGCTCAATGCACCTATCGCAGTGATTCATGCGGGGACCTGTCCCAGTGACCATGTTGGCAGATTCCTGCAGAAGTCCAAGTCTGCCTTCACGAACAGCCTTGGCGAACTGGCAAAGCATGCACATGAACTCGGAGTGAAGATTGGAGTTGAGAACAAGCAGGTCGGAACAGACCGCGAGGTTGTGTTGTATCCCGAGGAGCATCTCGGATTCGTAGGCAAGTTCAAGGACCTCGGGGTTGGTGCAGTGCTTGATGTGGGTCATGCAAACACAACAGGTAGGGACCTGACAAAGTACGCGAGCATGCTGGGTGGTCTGTTGATTGAGCTTCATTTGCACGACAACAAGGGCGTGACAGATGACCACCTCGCCATCGGCCGTGGTACTGTGGAGCTACCACGTCTGTTCCGGACACTTGACGCCTATGGATTCTCAGGCCCTGTCGTGCTCGAACTGAAGAGCCGCGAGGACTTTGAGACTAGCATTGCGGCACTCCCCTCTCTAGGACTCAAAACGGGATGA